TAAAAAACAAATAATTGATGCTTGGATTCACTCCAAAATAGAATAATAAAATGCTGGGAATCGCAAAAATCACAAAAAAGAAATCATTTTTTTCGAAAGGCGCTTGGTATTTAGGCTGATGGTGATCTTCATGAAAATACCACATAAATCCGTGCATCACATATTTGTGCGTCAACCATGTCACCCCTTCCATAGCGGCAAAAGTCAATAAAGTTACGGTTGCAAAAATAATATAACTCATTTTTTTGTTATTGTTTTTATGCAATTTAGCATTGTTTCTTGATATGCCTTAGGAATTTTAGAAGATTTAAGATTTTTCATAACAAAA
The Aureibacter tunicatorum DNA segment above includes these coding regions:
- a CDS encoding sterol desaturase family protein, which encodes MSYIIFATVTLLTFAAMEGVTWLTHKYVMHGFMWYFHEDHHQPKYQAPFEKNDFFFVIFAIPSILLFYFGVNPSINYLFFIGLGILLYGIAYFFIHDILIHQRFKLFTRTKNKYLVGLRKAHKVHHKHMGKADGECFGMLFVPKKYFNR